A stretch of the Actinotalea sp. JY-7876 genome encodes the following:
- the dapA gene encoding 4-hydroxy-tetrahydrodipicolinate synthase — protein sequence MAPTTPDAAATPTRPFGALLTAMVTPMSPDGSVDLDAAARLATHLVDHGHDGLVLNGTTGEAPTTHAPEKADLIRAVVDAVGDRAVVVAGAGSNDTAHAVRMAEQAAEAGAHGLLVVTPYYSRPSQEGIYQHTVAVADATDLPVMLYDVPARTGVRYSLATLERLAAHDRVVAVKDATGDVVGALRAIEATGLAYYSGDDAFLLPFLAVGGVGLVGMASHLVGDELAAVIRAVDAGDLTTARETFVSTLPMIDLVCGSGNGALRSKLSLALLGLIPSATMRLPQAAPDDEEVAQVRAALVAAGRLD from the coding sequence ATGGCCCCCACGACTCCCGACGCAGCGGCGACGCCCACGCGACCGTTCGGAGCCCTCCTCACCGCGATGGTGACCCCGATGTCGCCGGACGGCAGCGTCGACCTCGACGCCGCCGCGCGGCTCGCGACGCACCTCGTCGACCACGGGCACGACGGCCTCGTGCTCAACGGCACCACCGGCGAGGCGCCGACCACCCACGCGCCCGAGAAGGCCGACCTCATCCGCGCGGTCGTCGACGCGGTCGGCGACCGCGCCGTGGTCGTGGCCGGTGCCGGGTCCAACGACACCGCGCACGCCGTCCGCATGGCCGAGCAGGCCGCCGAGGCGGGAGCCCACGGGCTCCTCGTCGTGACCCCGTACTACTCGCGCCCGTCACAGGAGGGGATCTACCAGCACACGGTCGCCGTCGCCGACGCGACCGACCTGCCGGTGATGCTCTACGACGTGCCGGCACGGACCGGGGTGCGCTACAGCCTCGCGACGCTCGAGCGGCTGGCGGCCCACGACCGGGTCGTCGCCGTCAAGGACGCGACGGGCGACGTCGTCGGCGCGCTCCGCGCCATCGAGGCGACGGGCCTGGCGTACTACTCGGGCGACGACGCCTTCCTGCTCCCCTTCCTCGCCGTCGGCGGGGTCGGCCTCGTGGGCATGGCGTCGCACCTCGTCGGTGACGAGCTCGCCGCGGTGATCCGCGCCGTGGACGCCGGCGACCTGACCACGGCACGCGAGACCTTCGTCTCGACGCTGCCGATGATCGACCTGGTCTGCGGCAGCGGCAACGGCGCGCTGCGGTCCAAGCTCTCGCTCGCGCTGCTCGGGTTGATCCCGAGCGCGACGATGCGCCTTCCCCAGGCCGCGCCCGACGACGAGGAGGTCGCCCAGGTCCGGGCGGCCCTCGTCGCGGCCGGCCGTCTCGACTGA
- a CDS encoding DNA translocase FtsK — protein MATRTSAPRPASSRAAAERGGSRGGAAQGKAARSGGRAPAPAPRPRSLPVRMVRGAWMGGAHLVGGTARRLGQGARDLDPAHRRDGLAFALVGLAVVVAAREWWGLSGSAGEVVHAVVAGTFGVVGIAVPVLLLGSAVRLMRHPDRVQANGRMGIGLAAILLTVCGLVHLAEDLPSPTDGFGPVREAGGVLGYLVATPLEALVTAWVTVPLLLLLGFFGLLVLTATPVHLIGTRLRAAYTWLTGGHRAPGGVDEDDLSTMPTLAQQQELEGEAAPRRRRLGRKRAERAEGGETPEIGAYSGDEAFETAAMIEAARAEAEAEAAADADAVTTSVLPAAATAATEVLPPATTSAVPRGEQPMLEGDVVYTLPAEDLLARGMPHKVRSAANDRVVEALTTVLEQFDVDAKVSGFSRGPTVTRYELELGPGVKVERVTALSRNISYAVASADVRILSPIPGKSAIGIEIPNADRETVSLGDVLRSSAARRSEHPMVIGVGKDVEGGYVVANLAKMPHLLVAGATGAGKSSFVNSMITSVLMRSTPDEVRMILVDPKRVELTLYENIPHLITPIITNPKKAAEALEWVVREMEARYDDLAMFGYKHVDDFNAGVRSGKVKPLPGSERKIAPYPYLLVVVDELADLMMVAPRDVEASIQRITQLARAAGIHLVLATQRPSVDVVTGLIKANVPSRLAFATSSLTDSRVVLDQPGAEKLIGQGDALFLPMGAAKPMRVQGAWVSESEIHAVVEHVKTQLKPVYREDVAATVTKKQVDEDIGDDLDLLLQAAELVVTTQFGSTSMLQRKLRVGFAKAGRLMDLLESREIVGPSEGSKARDVLVQPDDLPATLALLRGETPDGGAYDQEVEDTDDEPWRTED, from the coding sequence ATGGCCACCCGTACGTCCGCACCCCGTCCCGCCTCGAGCCGCGCCGCGGCCGAGCGCGGTGGGTCGCGCGGTGGCGCCGCCCAGGGCAAGGCCGCGCGGTCCGGCGGGCGGGCGCCCGCCCCGGCGCCCCGCCCCCGGTCCCTGCCGGTCCGCATGGTGCGGGGTGCCTGGATGGGCGGCGCGCACCTGGTCGGCGGGACGGCGCGGCGGCTCGGCCAGGGCGCCCGCGACCTGGACCCGGCGCACCGCCGCGACGGCCTCGCCTTCGCGCTCGTCGGCCTGGCCGTCGTCGTCGCGGCGCGCGAGTGGTGGGGCCTGTCGGGCTCGGCCGGGGAGGTCGTGCACGCGGTCGTCGCCGGCACGTTCGGCGTCGTCGGCATCGCGGTGCCCGTGCTCCTGCTCGGCTCTGCCGTGCGCCTCATGCGCCACCCGGACCGGGTCCAGGCCAACGGCCGGATGGGCATCGGCCTGGCCGCGATCCTGCTCACCGTGTGCGGGCTGGTGCACCTCGCCGAGGACCTGCCGTCCCCGACCGACGGGTTCGGTCCGGTGCGCGAGGCGGGCGGCGTCCTCGGCTACCTGGTCGCCACGCCCCTCGAGGCGCTCGTCACGGCCTGGGTGACCGTCCCGCTCCTGCTGCTCCTGGGCTTCTTCGGCCTCCTCGTGCTCACGGCGACCCCGGTCCACCTCATCGGCACGCGGCTCAGGGCCGCGTACACCTGGCTCACCGGCGGTCACCGCGCCCCGGGCGGCGTGGACGAGGACGACCTCTCGACGATGCCGACCCTCGCACAGCAGCAGGAGCTCGAGGGCGAGGCCGCTCCCCGCCGCCGTCGCCTGGGCAGGAAGCGGGCCGAGCGCGCGGAGGGCGGCGAGACGCCCGAGATCGGGGCCTACTCCGGCGACGAGGCCTTCGAGACCGCCGCGATGATCGAGGCCGCGCGTGCCGAGGCCGAGGCCGAGGCGGCGGCCGACGCCGACGCGGTCACGACGAGCGTCCTGCCGGCCGCGGCGACGGCGGCGACCGAGGTGCTCCCGCCGGCCACGACGTCGGCCGTGCCGCGCGGCGAGCAGCCCATGCTCGAGGGCGACGTCGTCTACACCCTGCCCGCCGAGGACCTCCTGGCGCGCGGCATGCCGCACAAGGTCCGGTCGGCCGCGAACGACCGGGTGGTCGAGGCGCTGACGACGGTCCTCGAGCAGTTCGACGTGGACGCGAAGGTGAGCGGCTTCAGCCGCGGCCCGACGGTGACCCGCTACGAGCTCGAGCTCGGCCCCGGCGTCAAGGTCGAGCGGGTCACCGCGCTCAGCCGCAACATCTCCTACGCCGTCGCGAGCGCGGACGTGCGGATCCTCTCGCCGATCCCCGGCAAGTCGGCGATCGGCATCGAGATCCCCAACGCCGACCGCGAGACGGTGTCGCTGGGCGACGTGCTGCGCTCCTCCGCCGCGCGGCGCAGCGAGCACCCCATGGTCATCGGTGTGGGCAAGGACGTCGAGGGTGGCTACGTCGTCGCGAACCTCGCGAAGATGCCCCACCTGCTGGTCGCGGGCGCGACCGGCGCGGGCAAGTCCTCGTTCGTGAACTCGATGATCACGTCGGTCCTCATGCGGTCGACGCCGGACGAGGTCCGGATGATCCTCGTCGACCCCAAGCGCGTCGAGCTCACGCTGTACGAGAACATCCCGCACCTCATCACGCCGATCATCACGAACCCCAAGAAGGCCGCCGAGGCGCTCGAGTGGGTCGTGCGCGAGATGGAGGCGCGCTACGACGACCTCGCGATGTTCGGCTACAAGCACGTCGACGACTTCAACGCCGGCGTGCGCTCGGGCAAGGTGAAGCCCCTGCCGGGCAGCGAGCGCAAGATCGCGCCCTACCCCTACCTCCTCGTGGTCGTCGACGAGCTCGCCGACCTCATGATGGTCGCCCCGCGCGACGTGGAGGCCTCGATCCAGCGCATCACCCAGCTGGCGCGGGCGGCGGGCATCCACCTGGTGCTCGCGACGCAGCGGCCCAGCGTCGACGTCGTCACGGGCCTCATCAAGGCGAACGTGCCCTCGCGGCTGGCGTTCGCGACGTCGTCGCTCACGGACTCGCGCGTCGTGCTCGACCAGCCGGGCGCGGAGAAGCTCATCGGCCAGGGCGACGCCCTGTTCCTGCCCATGGGCGCGGCCAAGCCCATGCGCGTCCAGGGTGCGTGGGTCTCCGAGAGCGAGATCCACGCCGTCGTCGAGCACGTCAAGACGCAGCTCAAGCCCGTCTACCGCGAGGACGTCGCGGCCACGGTCACCAAGAAGCAGGTCGACGAGGACATCGGCGACGACCTGGACCTGCTGCTCCAGGCCGCCGAGCTGGTCGTCACGACCCAGTTCGGCTCGACGTCGATGCTGCAGCGCAAGCTGCGGGTCGGCTTCGCGAAGGCGGGCCGGCTCATGGACCTGCTCGAGTCGCGTGAGATCGTCGGCCCGTCCGAGGGGTCCAAGGCGCGCGACGTGCTGGTCCAGCCGGACGACCTCCCGGCGACGCTCGCGCTGCTGCGCGGGGAGACGCCCGACGGCGGCGCGTACGACCAGGAGGTCGAGGACACCGACGACGAGCCCTGGCGGACCGAGGACTGA
- a CDS encoding ribonuclease J, which yields MSHPHPELGAPPALPAGALRIVALGGLGEVGRNMAVLEYDGRLLVIDCGVLFPEDHQPGVDLILPDFEYIADRLGDIEAVVLTHGHEDHIGAVPYLLRMRPDIPLVGSQLTLAFVEAKLKEHRINPVTRVVKEGQVETYGVFECEFVAVNHSIPDALAVAVRTGAGTVLHTGDFKMDQLPLDGRITDLRAFARLGEAGVDLFMVDSTNAEVPGFTTSERDIGPVLDSVFAAADQRVIVASFSSHVHRVQQVLEAAHAHGRKVALVGRSMVRNMTIASELGYLTVPEGVLVDVKAVDALPPHEVVLMCTGSQGEPMAALSRMANRDHRVEVGHGDTVILASSLIPGNENAVFRVINGLMRLGAKVVHQGNARVHVSGHASAGELTYCYNILRPRNVMPVHGEVRHLVANAAIAVRTGVPADRVVLAEDGVVVDLVDGRARVVGAVPCGYVYVDGSSVGTITDAELKDRRILGEEGFISIFAVVDSATGKVIAGPQIHARGFAEDEAVFQTIQPEVARAIEEAASTGTVDTHQLQQVVRRVVGRWVSGRLRRRPMIIPVVVEA from the coding sequence ATGTCCCACCCCCACCCCGAGCTCGGGGCCCCGCCCGCACTGCCCGCGGGCGCGCTGCGCATCGTGGCGCTCGGCGGCCTCGGCGAGGTCGGCCGCAACATGGCCGTCCTGGAGTACGACGGTCGCCTGCTCGTGATCGACTGCGGGGTCCTGTTCCCCGAGGACCACCAGCCGGGCGTCGACCTGATCCTGCCCGACTTCGAGTACATCGCCGACCGCCTCGGCGACATCGAGGCCGTCGTGCTCACGCACGGGCACGAGGACCACATCGGCGCCGTGCCGTACCTGCTGCGCATGCGCCCCGACATCCCCCTGGTCGGCTCGCAGCTCACGCTCGCGTTCGTCGAGGCGAAGCTCAAGGAGCACCGCATCAACCCCGTGACCCGCGTGGTCAAGGAGGGGCAGGTCGAGACCTACGGCGTCTTCGAGTGCGAGTTCGTCGCGGTCAACCACTCCATCCCGGACGCGCTGGCGGTCGCCGTGCGCACCGGTGCCGGCACGGTGCTCCACACCGGTGACTTCAAGATGGACCAGCTGCCCCTCGACGGGCGGATCACCGACCTGCGCGCCTTCGCGCGGCTCGGCGAGGCGGGCGTGGACCTGTTCATGGTCGACTCCACCAACGCCGAGGTACCCGGGTTCACCACCAGCGAGCGGGACATCGGCCCCGTCCTGGACTCGGTCTTCGCGGCGGCGGACCAGCGCGTCATCGTGGCGTCGTTCTCCTCGCACGTGCACCGCGTCCAGCAGGTGCTCGAGGCCGCCCACGCGCACGGCCGCAAGGTCGCCCTCGTGGGGCGCTCGATGGTGCGCAACATGACCATCGCGTCGGAGCTGGGCTACCTCACCGTGCCCGAGGGCGTGCTCGTCGACGTCAAGGCCGTCGACGCCCTGCCGCCGCACGAGGTCGTGCTCATGTGCACCGGCTCGCAGGGCGAGCCCATGGCGGCGCTGTCCCGGATGGCCAACCGCGACCACCGCGTCGAGGTCGGCCACGGCGACACCGTGATCCTCGCGTCCTCGCTCATCCCGGGCAACGAGAACGCGGTGTTCCGCGTCATCAACGGCCTGATGCGCCTCGGGGCGAAGGTCGTGCACCAGGGCAACGCCCGCGTGCACGTCTCGGGCCACGCGAGCGCCGGCGAGCTGACCTACTGCTACAACATCCTGCGGCCGCGCAACGTCATGCCGGTCCACGGCGAGGTGCGCCACCTGGTGGCCAACGCGGCGATCGCCGTGCGCACGGGTGTCCCCGCCGACCGCGTCGTGCTGGCCGAGGACGGCGTCGTCGTCGACCTCGTCGACGGTCGCGCGCGCGTCGTGGGCGCGGTCCCGTGCGGGTACGTGTACGTCGACGGCTCGAGCGTCGGCACCATCACGGACGCCGAGCTCAAGGACCGCCGGATCCTGGGCGAGGAGGGCTTCATCTCGATCTTCGCGGTGGTCGACTCCGCGACGGGCAAGGTCATCGCCGGCCCGCAGATCCACGCCCGCGGGTTCGCCGAGGACGAGGCGGTCTTCCAGACCATCCAGCCCGAGGTCGCGCGCGCGATCGAGGAGGCGGCCTCGACGGGGACGGTGGACACCCACCAGCTCCAGCAGGTCGTGCGCCGCGTCGTCGGGCGGTGGGTCTCGGGTCGCCTGCGGCGGCGCCCGATGATCATCCCGGTGGTCGTCGAGGCCTGA
- a CDS encoding CapA family protein, with the protein MTPSHPPQSRAGRRVAERTARRKTRRHGRRAAAVAAVAAVVGLGLALTGVVPVPGLSELLAAPAGEAEGGAAPSPSPSPTATPTPTPTPPPPPPDTVLTIVAAGDVLLHEPVMSSARTATGWDFAPLLEPIRPFVEGADLALCHLEVPVMPPGSSPSGYPLFGAPPAIAASLAANGWDGCSTASNHSVDRGAAGVAATLEALGAAGLGHVGTARTPEEATPQVYDVVRAAGTTRIAHLAATYGTNGMPVPAGAPWTVTLLDTAAIVAQAAAAREAGADLVLVSVHCCVEYVSAPTAQQAAIAEELAASGVVDLVIGHHAHVPQPVARLAGGPRGEGMWVAYGLGNLISNQDGACCSPATDSGLLLTATVRHPADGPATVEGVDWTAVTVDRFDGHLVHPLSPAVAAGTGAGRLDAAAVAARHARVAGVVGPEAPERLVPPAPTGPAPVVVPRPAATP; encoded by the coding sequence GTGACCCCCTCACACCCCCCGCAGAGCCGGGCCGGCCGCCGCGTCGCCGAGCGCACCGCACGGCGAAAGACCCGCCGGCACGGCCGGCGAGCCGCCGCGGTCGCCGCCGTCGCCGCCGTCGTGGGGCTCGGTCTCGCCCTCACCGGGGTGGTCCCCGTGCCCGGGCTGTCGGAGCTCCTCGCGGCCCCGGCCGGCGAGGCCGAGGGGGGCGCCGCGCCGTCGCCGAGCCCGTCCCCCACCGCGACGCCCACCCCGACCCCGACGCCACCACCGCCGCCACCGGACACGGTGCTGACCATCGTGGCCGCGGGCGACGTGCTGCTGCACGAGCCGGTGATGTCGTCCGCCCGGACAGCGACGGGGTGGGACTTCGCGCCGCTCCTGGAGCCGATCCGGCCGTTCGTCGAGGGCGCCGACCTCGCGCTGTGCCACCTCGAGGTGCCCGTCATGCCGCCCGGGTCGAGCCCGTCGGGCTACCCGTTGTTCGGCGCTCCCCCGGCGATCGCCGCGTCCCTGGCCGCCAACGGCTGGGACGGCTGCTCGACCGCGTCCAACCACAGCGTCGACCGCGGGGCCGCGGGTGTCGCGGCGACCCTCGAGGCGCTGGGCGCGGCCGGCCTGGGCCACGTCGGCACCGCGCGGACACCGGAGGAGGCCACGCCCCAGGTGTACGACGTCGTCCGGGCGGCCGGCACCACGCGCATCGCCCACCTCGCCGCGACGTACGGGACCAACGGGATGCCCGTGCCCGCCGGCGCGCCGTGGACCGTGACCCTGCTCGACACGGCCGCGATCGTGGCTCAGGCCGCGGCCGCGCGCGAGGCGGGCGCCGACCTGGTGCTCGTCAGCGTCCACTGCTGCGTCGAGTACGTCTCGGCCCCCACCGCCCAGCAGGCCGCGATCGCCGAGGAGCTCGCGGCGTCGGGCGTGGTCGACCTCGTGATCGGCCACCACGCGCACGTCCCGCAGCCCGTCGCCCGGCTCGCGGGCGGTCCGCGCGGCGAGGGCATGTGGGTCGCCTACGGGCTCGGCAACCTCATCTCGAACCAGGACGGCGCCTGCTGCTCGCCCGCCACGGACTCCGGGCTGCTCCTCACCGCCACCGTGCGCCACCCCGCGGACGGGCCGGCGACCGTGGAGGGCGTCGACTGGACGGCCGTGACGGTCGACCGGTTCGACGGCCACCTGGTGCACCCACTGTCCCCCGCGGTGGCGGCCGGCACGGGCGCCGGGCGCCTCGACGCCGCGGCCGTCGCCGCGCGCCACGCGCGGGTGGCCGGCGTCGTGGGGCCCGAGGCGCCCGAACGACTCGTGCCGCCGGCCCCGACGGGTCCCGCCCCGGTCGTCGTGCCGCGCCCCGCAGCGACCCCCTGA
- a CDS encoding dihydrofolate reductase, which produces MAGRPASIGLIWAQSADRCIGRDGDLPWHLPEDQAHFREITTGSPVIMGRRTWESLPERFRPLPGRRNVVLSRQPGLELDGADVVPDVAAAAALAAGVTAWVIGGEQVYTQFLPLADRIEMTQIDVMVQGDTRAPTLDRGWRLATRSPHEGWHTSRTGLRYRFLSFVRESGGDGLPEQRRTPSR; this is translated from the coding sequence ATGGCGGGACGACCCGCGTCGATCGGCCTCATCTGGGCCCAGTCGGCCGACCGCTGCATCGGGCGCGACGGCGACCTGCCGTGGCACCTGCCCGAGGACCAGGCCCACTTCCGCGAGATCACCACCGGCAGCCCGGTGATCATGGGGCGTCGGACGTGGGAGTCGCTCCCGGAGCGGTTCCGTCCCCTGCCGGGGCGCCGCAACGTCGTCCTGAGCCGGCAGCCCGGCCTCGAGCTGGACGGCGCCGACGTCGTGCCCGACGTCGCCGCGGCGGCCGCGCTCGCCGCGGGGGTCACGGCGTGGGTCATCGGCGGCGAGCAGGTCTACACGCAGTTCCTGCCGCTCGCCGATCGCATCGAGATGACGCAGATCGACGTCATGGTGCAGGGCGACACGCGTGCGCCGACCCTGGACCGGGGATGGCGGCTCGCCACCCGGTCGCCGCACGAGGGGTGGCACACGTCACGCACGGGCCTGCGCTACCGGTTCCTCAGCTTCGTCCGGGAGTCGGGCGGGGACGGACTCCCGGAGCAGCGTCGGACCCCATCGCGGTAG
- a CDS encoding thymidylate synthase has translation MAPVPTPYEDLLRHVLEHGTPKADRTGTGTRSVFGHQMRFDLREGFPLVTTKRVHVRSIVLELLWFLRGESNVRWLQEQGVTIWDEWAAPDGELGPVYGVQWRSWPTPDGGHVDQITQVIDQIRRDPDSRRLIVSAWNVADIPRMALAPCHAFFQFHVADGRLSCQLYQRSADLFLGVPFNIASYALLTHMVAQQTDLEVGDLVWTGGDCHIYDNHVEQVREQLSREPFAPPRLELRRAPSILDYAYDDVQVVDYRHHPAIKAPVAV, from the coding sequence ATGGCGCCCGTCCCCACCCCCTACGAGGACCTGCTGCGGCACGTGCTCGAGCACGGCACCCCCAAGGCGGACCGCACGGGGACGGGGACGCGCAGCGTCTTCGGCCACCAGATGCGCTTCGACCTGCGCGAGGGCTTCCCCCTCGTCACGACGAAGCGCGTGCACGTGCGCTCGATCGTCCTCGAGCTGCTGTGGTTCCTGCGCGGCGAGTCGAACGTGCGCTGGCTCCAGGAGCAGGGCGTGACGATCTGGGACGAGTGGGCGGCGCCGGACGGCGAGCTCGGCCCGGTCTACGGGGTCCAGTGGCGCTCGTGGCCCACGCCCGACGGCGGCCACGTGGACCAGATCACCCAGGTGATCGACCAGATCCGCCGCGACCCCGACTCGCGCCGGCTCATCGTCTCCGCCTGGAACGTCGCCGACATCCCGCGGATGGCGCTCGCGCCGTGCCACGCCTTCTTCCAGTTCCACGTCGCCGACGGCCGGCTCTCGTGCCAGCTCTACCAGCGCAGCGCGGACCTCTTCCTCGGCGTCCCGTTCAACATCGCGTCCTACGCGCTGCTGACGCACATGGTGGCCCAGCAGACGGATCTCGAGGTCGGCGACCTCGTGTGGACCGGCGGTGACTGCCACATCTACGACAACCACGTCGAGCAGGTCCGCGAGCAGCTCTCGCGCGAGCCGTTCGCGCCGCCGCGGCTCGAGCTGCGCCGTGCGCCGTCGATCCTCGACTACGCCTACGACGACGTGCAGGTCGTCGACTACCGGCACCACCCCGCCATCAAGGCCCCGGTCGCCGTCTGA
- a CDS encoding DNA glycosylase AlkZ-like family protein, translating to MTDGATASRGQALRRRAAAQGLDLDARGRRDRLDVLDAGVQDTGADAAAWALAVRGAPVDAGLGRDLALAWTLRGAPHVYRRADLPAAARALAPFSEEDARRRLQSAAAPLVADGQSATDALVVVGRAMREVTTGPTAKGEVSSRLTPLLPQAYVRWCAACGTTHTHESLFRLAALHAGLELEPRTSPPVLTPVAGWRGHLDALPALVAAEPRDRDVPARLDTVRAYLHLHGPARPADVAAHLEAPVADVRRHWASLADELAEVDLEGERRWLLAGDLDALERAREAPAGPARVHLLGPSDPFLQARDRELLVPDAAARSDLWRALGRPGAVLRGGEVVGTWRPRATGSSLRLQVRPSVPWDRRAPDLDAAVDDEAERLATFRGLRYAGRAE from the coding sequence ATGACCGACGGGGCGACGGCGTCGCGGGGGCAGGCGCTGCGCCGCCGTGCCGCCGCCCAGGGACTCGACCTCGACGCCCGGGGGCGGCGGGACCGTCTGGACGTCCTGGACGCGGGCGTCCAGGACACCGGCGCCGACGCCGCCGCCTGGGCGCTCGCCGTGCGCGGCGCACCCGTGGACGCGGGACTCGGACGCGATCTCGCCCTGGCGTGGACGCTGCGCGGGGCGCCGCACGTCTACCGCCGGGCCGACCTCCCCGCGGCCGCCCGCGCGCTCGCGCCGTTCTCCGAGGAGGACGCACGTCGCCGCCTGCAGAGCGCCGCGGCGCCCCTCGTGGCGGACGGGCAGAGCGCGACGGACGCGCTCGTCGTCGTCGGCCGCGCGATGCGCGAGGTCACCACCGGACCGACGGCGAAGGGCGAGGTCTCCTCCCGGCTGACGCCCCTGCTCCCGCAGGCGTACGTGCGGTGGTGCGCCGCGTGCGGGACGACGCACACCCACGAGTCGCTGTTCCGGCTCGCGGCGCTGCACGCCGGCCTCGAGCTCGAGCCGCGGACGTCGCCGCCCGTCCTGACGCCGGTGGCCGGCTGGCGCGGGCACCTGGACGCCCTGCCCGCCCTCGTCGCGGCCGAGCCGCGGGACCGCGACGTCCCGGCCCGCCTGGACACCGTCCGGGCCTACCTCCACCTCCACGGCCCCGCGCGACCCGCGGACGTCGCGGCGCACCTCGAGGCCCCGGTGGCCGACGTGCGGCGGCACTGGGCGTCGCTCGCCGACGAGCTGGCCGAGGTCGATCTCGAGGGCGAGCGGCGGTGGCTGCTCGCCGGCGACCTCGACGCGCTGGAGCGCGCGCGGGAGGCGCCCGCCGGTCCGGCGCGCGTCCACCTGCTCGGACCGTCGGACCCGTTCCTCCAGGCCCGGGACCGCGAGCTGCTCGTCCCGGACGCCGCCGCACGCTCGGACCTGTGGCGGGCCCTGGGACGGCCGGGCGCCGTGCTGCGCGGCGGCGAGGTCGTCGGGACCTGGCGGCCGCGCGCCACCGGGTCGAGCCTGCGGCTCCAGGTGCGCCCGTCGGTCCCGTGGGACCGACGGGCGCCGGACCTGGACGCCGCCGTCGACGACGAGGCGGAGCGCCTCGCGACGTTCCGCGGCCTGCGCTACGCCGGCCGCGCGGAGTGA
- the pgsA gene encoding CDP-diacylglycerol--glycerol-3-phosphate 3-phosphatidyltransferase has translation MVAARTGLNVANGVTVARIALVPLVLLAILADDGGGGWRWVAAGLFALAAASDRLDGYLARRFDQVTDWGKIMDPIADKLLIGGVLVVLSVRDVLPWWVTVVVLVRELGITAMRMAVLRYVVIPASPGGKLKTVLQSVGLGLFVLPLDQLPQVVTVVAWAVLLAAVVVTLVTGVDYLRRGWALRRARA, from the coding sequence GTGGTCGCGGCGAGGACAGGTCTCAACGTCGCCAACGGAGTGACTGTCGCGAGGATCGCGCTGGTGCCGTTGGTGCTGCTGGCGATCCTGGCGGACGACGGCGGCGGGGGCTGGCGCTGGGTGGCGGCCGGCCTCTTCGCGCTGGCGGCGGCGAGCGATCGCCTCGACGGCTACCTGGCCCGGCGGTTCGACCAGGTGACCGACTGGGGCAAGATCATGGACCCCATCGCCGACAAGCTGCTCATCGGCGGCGTCCTCGTGGTGCTCTCCGTGCGTGACGTGCTGCCCTGGTGGGTCACGGTCGTGGTGCTCGTGCGCGAGCTGGGCATCACCGCGATGCGCATGGCGGTGCTGCGCTACGTCGTCATCCCCGCCTCGCCCGGGGGCAAGCTCAAGACGGTGCTGCAGTCGGTCGGGCTGGGCCTGTTCGTCCTGCCGCTCGACCAGCTGCCCCAGGTCGTCACCGTCGTCGCCTGGGCCGTCCTGCTCGCCGCCGTCGTCGTCACGCTCGTCACGGGCGTCGACTACCTGCGCCGGGGCTGGGCCCTGCGCCGCGCCCGCGCGTGA
- a CDS encoding TetR/AcrR family transcriptional regulator, protein MPRPRLHDDALRVRLLETASEVIAAGGQDAVTVRDVARRAGTSASAVYALFGSRDALLAAVADEAFRRFADHLARAARTDDPAADLLALGLAYRTSALAEPHFYRVMFERAPLGAAVDLPTFDVLRGAVARALPPGPADATEPALALWGHVHGLVSLELAGLLPGTPDERAARYRRLLRTVGPAILGPPPAAP, encoded by the coding sequence GTGCCCCGGCCCCGGCTCCACGACGACGCGCTGCGGGTGCGCCTGCTCGAGACCGCCTCGGAGGTCATCGCGGCGGGCGGCCAGGACGCGGTGACCGTGCGCGACGTCGCACGGCGCGCCGGGACGTCGGCCTCCGCCGTCTACGCGCTCTTCGGGAGCCGCGACGCGCTGCTCGCCGCGGTCGCCGACGAGGCCTTCCGCCGCTTCGCGGACCACCTCGCCCGCGCGGCGCGCACCGACGACCCCGCCGCCGACCTGCTCGCGCTGGGCCTCGCCTACCGGACGAGCGCGCTCGCCGAGCCACACTTCTACCGCGTGATGTTCGAGCGCGCCCCGCTCGGCGCGGCCGTCGACCTGCCCACGTTCGACGTGCTGCGGGGCGCCGTCGCGCGCGCGCTCCCGCCCGGGCCCGCAGACGCCACCGAGCCGGCGCTCGCGCTGTGGGGGCACGTCCACGGCCTGGTCTCGCTCGAGCTCGCCGGCCTGCTCCCGGGCACGCCGGACGAGCGCGCGGCCCGGTACCGGCGGCTGCTGCGCACGGTCGGCCCGGCGATCCTCGGACCTCCGCCCGCCGCCCCCTGA